The genome window CACGATCTCAGCTTGAAGTTGTGCGGGGCTTAAAATAGAGTTGGCCGGACCCGGGTGGGGCAGGGGTCCGGCCTTCTGGGCACTTGAGAGGGAAATGATCTAAGCTATCCTTGGGCATGGATAGACAGGGATCACTAACGAAACACGAGAGCATGCTCTCCAATGAGTTGAGCTATCGATCTTGTTAACTGTTTGATCCCGGCATTTGATGGTGCATTATTCTCCCTCGGCTGGAAGGATGCGCTATGGGACAAATTCTTCATGGGAGCGCCACAACGACTGAGGCGGTCCGTCGAGCGATACAGCATAGTCAAGAGAGCTTGAGGGCCCTGGCCAAGCGCTACGGCATCAACCCGAAGACGGTTTCGAAATGGAAGAAGCGCTCATCCGTCGCCGATGTGCCGACTGGACCGAAAGAGCCGAAATCCACGGTTCTGTCGGTCGAGGAAGAGGCGATAATCGTCGCCTTCCGCAAGCATACGCTCTTGCCGCTCGACGATTGCCTCTATGCGCTACAGGCGACGATACCGCATCTGACTCGCTCGTCGCTGCATCGCTGTCTTCAACGCCACGGTATTTCTCGGCTGCCGGACGTCGAAGGCGACAAGCCCGCCAGGAAGAAGTTCAAGTCCTATCCGATCGGCTATTTTCATGTCGACATAGCCGAAGTGCAGACGGCCGAAGGCAAGCTCTATCTCTACGTCGCCATTGACCGCACGAGCAAATTCGCCTTCGTGCAACTCGTCAAAAAGACCGGCAGGACGTCCGCTTCAGCCTTCCTCGTCGCCCTGATAGAGGCAGTTCCCTACAAGATTCACACGGTGCTCACCGACAACGGCATCCAGTTCACGTTTCCGCCGCGTTATGCCGATGGACCAACGGCCAGATACATGACGCACATGTTCGACATGCGATGCAGCGAGAACGGCATTGAGCACCGCCTCACCAAGGTCAAGCATCCCTGGACAAACGGCCAGGTCGAGCGAATGAACCGGACGATCAAGGAGGCGACGGTCAAACGCTATCACTACGACCGTCACGAGCAGCTCGAAACCCACCTATCGGACTTCATCAACGCCTATAACTTTGCTCGCCGACTAAAGACCCTCAA of Rhodomicrobium vannielii ATCC 17100 contains these proteins:
- a CDS encoding IS481 family transposase, with translation MGQILHGSATTTEAVRRAIQHSQESLRALAKRYGINPKTVSKWKKRSSVADVPTGPKEPKSTVLSVEEEAIIVAFRKHTLLPLDDCLYALQATIPHLTRSSLHRCLQRHGISRLPDVEGDKPARKKFKSYPIGYFHVDIAEVQTAEGKLYLYVAIDRTSKFAFVQLVKKTGRTSASAFLVALIEAVPYKIHTVLTDNGIQFTFPPRYADGPTARYMTHMFDMRCSENGIEHRLTKVKHPWTNGQVERMNRTIKEATVKRYHYDRHEQLETHLSDFINAYNFARRLKTLKGLTPYEFICKCWTNEPERFKIDPIHQMPGLNS